The following proteins come from a genomic window of Macaca thibetana thibetana isolate TM-01 chromosome 15, ASM2454274v1, whole genome shotgun sequence:
- the FAM166A gene encoding protein FAM166A isoform X1, producing the protein MTTTQKHDLFTPEPHYIPGYAGFFPQLRYQVGNTYGRTTGQLLTDPSVQKSPCSVLSPMSKPKFIEDFSQSKPPRVPCRDLMEPYIPHYTSEPPVPDPAPSCARLPVLALTGCPVGTGLKPYKNFEILGQLPPLEVDPQEPPGVENIARQILLPADVMPYPPHPPCPPGRKRESRDLGHPAYCEDAWKSTTPVCEAPRQHQLYHCRRDEYPPPARQQETLDVGRFQRLPQLDHPNLIQRKAISGYAGFIPRFAWVMGVNYRDGVTQAMDEFDKSQFLFRNPHCDLGEKLPGTHWPSNHIYSSQGLIPFYMGFIPSMQDNYALTFGNSTRRAYWKEWARRNRTL; encoded by the exons ATGACAACTACTCAGAAACACGATCTCTTCACGCCAGAGCCTCACTATATCCCTGG CTATGCCGGCTTCTTTCCACAGCTGCGGTACCAGGTGGGGAACACCTATGGGCGTACCACGGGGCAGCTCCTCACAGACCCCAGTGTGCAGAAGAGCCCCTGCTCTGTGCTGTCCCCCATGTCCAAGCCCAAGTTCATTGAGGACTTCAGCCAGTCCAAGCCCCCGAGGGTTCCCTGCCGAGACCTGATGGAACCTTACATTCCCCACTACACCAGTGAGCCGCCAGTCCCCGACCCTGCACCCTCCTGCGCCCGCCTGCCTGTCCTGGCACTCACAGGCTGCCCTGTTGGTACAGGTCTGAAGCCCTATAAGAACTTTGAGATCCTTGGCCAGCTCCCACCCTTGGAGGTGGACCCCCAGGAGCCGCCAGGGGTAGAGAACATAGCCAGACAGATTCTGCTACCTGCAGACGTCATGCCCTACCCCCCGCACCCTCCGTGCCCACCAGGCAGGAAGAGGGAGTCCAGAGACTTGGGACACCCAGCATACTGCGAAGATGCCTGGAAGAGCACCACTCCTGTCTGCGAGGCCCCCAGGCAGCACCAG CTGTACCACTGCCGGAGGGATGAGTACCCACCCCCCGCCCGCCAGCAGGAGACACTAGACGTGGGCAGGTTCCAGCGGCTGCCGCAGCTGGACCACCCCAACCTGATCCAACGCAAGGCCATCTCAG GCTATGCTGGCTTCATTCCCCGGTTCGCCTGGGTAATGGGGGTGAATTACCGAGACGGCGTCACGCAAGCCATGGACGAGTTCGACAAGAGCCAG TTCCTATTTAGAAACCCCCACTGTGACCTGGGTGAGAAGCTGCCTGGAACACACTGGCCCAGCAACCACATCTACAGCAGCCAAGGCCTGATCCCCTTCTACATGGGGTTCATCCCCT CCATGCAGGACAACTACGCACTGACATTCGGCAATAGCACCCGGAGGGCCTACTGGAAGGAATGGGCGAGGCGAAACCGCACACTATGA
- the FAM166A gene encoding protein FAM166A isoform X2: protein MTTTQKHDLFTPEPHYIPGYAGFFPQLRYQVGNTYGRTTGQLLTDPSVQKSPCSVLSPMSKPKFIEDFSQSKPPRVPCRDLMEPYIPHYTSLKPYKNFEILGQLPPLEVDPQEPPGVENIARQILLPADVMPYPPHPPCPPGRKRESRDLGHPAYCEDAWKSTTPVCEAPRQHQLYHCRRDEYPPPARQQETLDVGRFQRLPQLDHPNLIQRKAISGYAGFIPRFAWVMGVNYRDGVTQAMDEFDKSQFLFRNPHCDLGEKLPGTHWPSNHIYSSQGLIPFYMGFIPSMQDNYALTFGNSTRRAYWKEWARRNRTL from the exons ATGACAACTACTCAGAAACACGATCTCTTCACGCCAGAGCCTCACTATATCCCTGG CTATGCCGGCTTCTTTCCACAGCTGCGGTACCAGGTGGGGAACACCTATGGGCGTACCACGGGGCAGCTCCTCACAGACCCCAGTGTGCAGAAGAGCCCCTGCTCTGTGCTGTCCCCCATGTCCAAGCCCAAGTTCATTGAGGACTTCAGCCAGTCCAAGCCCCCGAGGGTTCCCTGCCGAGACCTGATGGAACCTTACATTCCCCACTACACCA GTCTGAAGCCCTATAAGAACTTTGAGATCCTTGGCCAGCTCCCACCCTTGGAGGTGGACCCCCAGGAGCCGCCAGGGGTAGAGAACATAGCCAGACAGATTCTGCTACCTGCAGACGTCATGCCCTACCCCCCGCACCCTCCGTGCCCACCAGGCAGGAAGAGGGAGTCCAGAGACTTGGGACACCCAGCATACTGCGAAGATGCCTGGAAGAGCACCACTCCTGTCTGCGAGGCCCCCAGGCAGCACCAG CTGTACCACTGCCGGAGGGATGAGTACCCACCCCCCGCCCGCCAGCAGGAGACACTAGACGTGGGCAGGTTCCAGCGGCTGCCGCAGCTGGACCACCCCAACCTGATCCAACGCAAGGCCATCTCAG GCTATGCTGGCTTCATTCCCCGGTTCGCCTGGGTAATGGGGGTGAATTACCGAGACGGCGTCACGCAAGCCATGGACGAGTTCGACAAGAGCCAG TTCCTATTTAGAAACCCCCACTGTGACCTGGGTGAGAAGCTGCCTGGAACACACTGGCCCAGCAACCACATCTACAGCAGCCAAGGCCTGATCCCCTTCTACATGGGGTTCATCCCCT CCATGCAGGACAACTACGCACTGACATTCGGCAATAGCACCCGGAGGGCCTACTGGAAGGAATGGGCGAGGCGAAACCGCACACTATGA
- the FAM166A gene encoding protein FAM166A isoform X3, whose translation MTTTQKHDLFTPEPHYIPGYAGFFPQLRYQVGNTYGRTTGQLLTDPSVQKSPCSVLSPMSKPKFIEDFSQSKPPRVPCRDLMEPYIPHYTSRKRESRDLGHPAYCEDAWKSTTPVCEAPRQHQLYHCRRDEYPPPARQQETLDVGRFQRLPQLDHPNLIQRKAISGYAGFIPRFAWVMGVNYRDGVTQAMDEFDKSQFLFRNPHCDLGEKLPGTHWPSNHIYSSQGLIPFYMGFIPSMQDNYALTFGNSTRRAYWKEWARRNRTL comes from the exons ATGACAACTACTCAGAAACACGATCTCTTCACGCCAGAGCCTCACTATATCCCTGG CTATGCCGGCTTCTTTCCACAGCTGCGGTACCAGGTGGGGAACACCTATGGGCGTACCACGGGGCAGCTCCTCACAGACCCCAGTGTGCAGAAGAGCCCCTGCTCTGTGCTGTCCCCCATGTCCAAGCCCAAGTTCATTGAGGACTTCAGCCAGTCCAAGCCCCCGAGGGTTCCCTGCCGAGACCTGATGGAACCTTACATTCCCCACTACACCA GCAGGAAGAGGGAGTCCAGAGACTTGGGACACCCAGCATACTGCGAAGATGCCTGGAAGAGCACCACTCCTGTCTGCGAGGCCCCCAGGCAGCACCAG CTGTACCACTGCCGGAGGGATGAGTACCCACCCCCCGCCCGCCAGCAGGAGACACTAGACGTGGGCAGGTTCCAGCGGCTGCCGCAGCTGGACCACCCCAACCTGATCCAACGCAAGGCCATCTCAG GCTATGCTGGCTTCATTCCCCGGTTCGCCTGGGTAATGGGGGTGAATTACCGAGACGGCGTCACGCAAGCCATGGACGAGTTCGACAAGAGCCAG TTCCTATTTAGAAACCCCCACTGTGACCTGGGTGAGAAGCTGCCTGGAACACACTGGCCCAGCAACCACATCTACAGCAGCCAAGGCCTGATCCCCTTCTACATGGGGTTCATCCCCT CCATGCAGGACAACTACGCACTGACATTCGGCAATAGCACCCGGAGGGCCTACTGGAAGGAATGGGCGAGGCGAAACCGCACACTATGA
- the STPG3 gene encoding protein STPG3: MMNFDQKAVKFLANFYINGGKHWTHGHLRQTPPEPSQPKASVLLVGLEPGLAWDETRLPKMKEVPAGLRLQMGTPQESLPTYTQTLRELLLEQRPPITADLEVPSPTRYQVPSPSVRESSPHPRYSIGCRHRGREGGGRRAWQTLWFQSESPFTQKADFDQEQKWPSPAHYQLFSRPAGPAFSFRGRHSTSKTPEGHIRPGLPGARGLGLRVQPQSLLQASLQAPGKRHPGPNTYNILPGSRLQRPRSPAFSMSRSPAFTSWLSTSRTPGPAAYYVEDCYNSRFPSVPGVVIQGVRRPKRHNTGPFCAL, from the exons ATGATGAATTTTGACCAGAAGGCAGTGAAATTCCTGGCAAATTTTTACATCAATGGAGGCAAACACTGGACCCACGGCCACCTGAGGCAGACGCCACCAGAGCCCAGCCA GCCCAAGGCATCTGTGCTGTTGGTGGGCCTGGAGCCAGGGCTGGCCTGGGATGAGACACGGCTCCCAAAGATGAAGGAGGTCCCAGCTGGTCTCAGGTTACAGATGGGCACCCCTCAGGAGTCCCTGCCCACCTACACCCAGACCCTGAGAGAGCTGT TGCTGGAGCAACGCCCCCCGATCACAGCTGACCTGGAAGTCCCCAGTCCCACCAGGTACCAGGTGCCCAGCCCGTCCGTACGAGAGTCCTCCCCACACCCCCGCTACAGCATCGGCTGCAGGCACCGGGGCCGAG AGGGCGGTGGCCGCAGGGCATGGCAGACTCTGTGGTTCCAGAGTGAAAGCCCCTTCACGCAGAAAGCCGACTTCGACCAAGAGCAAAAG TGGCCCTCACCAGCCCACTACCAGCTGTTCAGCCGGCCCGCCGGCCCCGCCTTCAGCTTCAGAGGCCGCCACTCCACCTCCAAGACACCTGAGGGCCACATCCGCCCAGGGCTGCCTGGAGCCAGGGGGCTGGGCCTCAGGGTGCAGCCCCAGTCCCTGCTTCAGGCCTCTTTGCAGGCACCTGGCAAGAGACACCCTGGCCCCAACACCTACAATATCCTTCCTGGGAGCCGCCTGCAGAGGCCCCGTTCGCCGGCCTTCTCGATGAGCCGCTCCCCCGCATTCACCTCCTGGCTCAGCACCT CTCGAACCCCTGGCCCAGCTGCCTACTACGTGGAGGACTGCTACAACTCACGCTTCCCCTCAGTGCCTGGCGTGGTCATCCAGGGTGTGCGCAGACCCAAGCGCCACAACACAGGCCCCTTCTGTGCACTCTAG